The Lolium perenne isolate Kyuss_39 chromosome 6, Kyuss_2.0, whole genome shotgun sequence genome segment TATACACTTATTATAGAGTGGTAAGACTTTCAGTTATTTGGCGGATGATTTACTTTGTTTATAATATTCTGCCACATACgagtattactaatatgtttgggaaCTGGCTGTATGGAGTTCCGAAGAAAGATAAAAACAAAATTCGAATTGATATATCTGATATATGCTGGACAATATGGAATACTAGAAATGATATGATTTTTAATAATCAAAAGGGTACTAACTTTTTGCAGGTAATTCTTCGAGCTGTGCATTGGATACAGTTATGGGCTTTCCTGCTACCGGAAGATCAGCGCAAGGATATAGATACAGGCTGCAACAGACTACTGGCGGTCACGCAGGATTTCTACTACCGGGCTACTAGGTGGCGACATAATAATAGGATAGAGTATGGCTAGCCTATTTAGATGTCTGTTGTTCGATTGGTTGATTTATGTGGCAACCAAGTTGGAcccgtttgtttttatttttctttatgtCTCTCATACTTCATACTTAATATATGATACTTGATACTTAACAGttttaataaaaggccgtgtgcatcaattgatgcagaggctggggctgctGCTCCTTGATCTAAAAAAAAAGTTAGATTTCCACGTAAACATTAGTCTGCTGTCCATTTCTCGTAAGAGAATTACACCGAAAAATATGCAAATGTAACAAGGTgcaaaaaataaacagaaaatgtAAATATAATAAAGATCAGACACGCTATAACATTGACAAAACACACTCAATAGAACCACCTTCCTTTGCACAAACGGGGATAACTTGCCAGACTCTCCTCATATAACATAGGGACCAAGGACAAAATCTGACTGTTCACCAAATTATTCCATTGCACAACACCGTAGCCTGTAGAAACCTCATCAACAGAATACAAGTTTTCAACGGATCGGTTCACTAGATCATAAAGACCAAGTTTCCTTCCTGTGCTGAGCAAGATCCTCCCATCCTTCGGATCAACAGCGAGCGGCACCACTACGTTTTCCATCAAGGAATAGCCAGACCAACCTTTCAGATGCCACTACAGGAATCTGCCAAGATGCCGACGGCCTCCAGCCCTCGGCGTATCACCGCCTCGCCCTCGGCGTACACTACGCCGACGGGgcccctcggcgtagctcctcggGGAAGGTGGGCCTCGGCGCATGCCacttggccctcggcgtagctccgCCCGTCGGCGTAGACGAAGTGGCCCGACGGCTGGCTCCACCCCTCGGCGTAGTGGCCGTCGGCGCAGGTCGCTAACCGGCACCGTCAAGGTGACGGCCGTTACGGCTACGCCGAGCGCCGCACCGTCGGCGTACGGTGACGCGTGGCGAGCCCTGGTCGACCTTGGCGGTCGATACGCCGAGGGCCTCCCCGTCGGCGTAGATGGACGCGTGGCGCCGCCTGGTCGCTCCTACCTCCCGATACGCCGAGGGCCTCACCGTCGGCGTACCTCCACACGTGGCGCAGCCTGGGCGATCCTGGCGCCGGTACGCCGAGCGCCTCCCCGTCGGCGTACTTGGACGCGTGGCGCGGCCTCTGGCGTCCCCGGGCGACGGCCGCTACCCCGAGGGCCTCCCCGTCGGCGTAGGCTCGACCATTTGGTCCATTACTGGACGCGTGGCGCGCCCTGGGTGATCCTGGGAGCTACCCCGAGGGCCTCCCCGTCGGCGTAGAGGGTACCATTTGGTACATTTTTTTCGTTTTTTGCTGTTTCGCGCGTTTTCCAGATTTGGCAGGATACACAAGCACatataattcacatgaaattcataggcatgaagtgcaaatacatataacatcaagtgcatacatagtgtcatagtgtCATAGTGACATAGGATGCATACATAGTGCCATAGTGTGCATACATGCATGGTGCCATAGTGTGCATAAGATACATGGGACTActagaggagctcgtcgccgctaaacaccggccgattccttccggtagaagctgcggaagaaccaccgggagaaggaccgggagaagtaccgggtgtagcaccgggagaaggaccaccatgatgaaccggtgtgatctccctcccaccaccctggtttccggaacatcccgttccctacacacatgttcccgatatgttagcaatttgcgaggcaaaggaaagccgtagtattcggtttggcgaagaacttaccgttgttctcccatagtactccgcagcgaaattttccttcgatggcatgtttggcgccggccccggaaagggaggcatcggccctaaatccactgtctgtccagtttgattggccaccatcgacgcctgcaagatagtttacatgtcagtctttgaagaaatgaagcatcaaactaggggaaagtgggacttgtcatcatttgcgaaaacaaaggttggaacttacatgtatatatgccatgtactccatgaagtgctgctggtgctggttgaaggccacctgatattcttgatgagcgaccacgtaggccgcctcgaagtcaggctacaatttcacaaattcatgtctcgttagcacttagcaatgtatgaacgaaagtcgggaagaggatggaaatgagggaaacttacgtcgtatgcgggttgttgccgagcccggcgacgaggcgggagaggggggctgtccttggtgagtcccgccttgagacgcgtgaaggtcgtggtgagggtatgcttgacggccttgttcagcatggcgagacggccatgcggcaaccctccggacgacaggaccaacgactcctcgtcgacctccgcgctcatggggtcatccacctccgggtgacgatgcctcaccatctcgcagtagttctcgacgtcctcggcgtaggtgccgaagtactcagggagcgagggctgaggctgcgagagatcgggcttcttaagccgcatcttgttgtatatctcgaggtcagacatctcctcctcgggtcctaacgcggccctctgcatcgcgaaaggaaatgttgtgagtaccaactttgaacctgaaggaaaataaaatgtatacataccgtcttccccttgtagcgctcgtagctgaggtttcctccacagtgtgtgccaccgtcgcctcggttctccgcgttccgcctcgccacggctgcaaagtcctcgtccatcttgagccacctcgtcctaaccatctcctcccatgcctcggcatgcggctcggcccaatcggggataacctgaaaatgcaatactcaactcaatctaatgcaatcgcaacttagtagcaatgtagaatctcattgacattttactcaccgacatgtagtccTCCACCGTCATCTCGTACTCGGCCTTAGCATTCTTACCGACAATGTCCGGCTTATGGACCCTCTCGCCTCTCTCTCGCCCGTAAGTGACCCGCGGACGTGATCCTTTGGTTGTACCAcacctgcggtgtcaacctctcacaagtcgcccgcaaagtcctgttcgcggccgcctcctcaacctcgggcgccacacgataaaaacacttcaatcatgcaaaaaacaattgtgagattcatgagttagaacattggggtcatcaaatatgaacgaagctcgagaaaatatgtcttacccaaaactttctcatcacggcctcagcagccgtcgggaagcctacgccaggggcactctcgtagtccgtccaagtagtggctagcttcatctcgccagctgggacagtgccgaggggatagtacttgcccggccagaacttcctaagcaaagctccaatcatgctgctaggcaggcgccccttgacccccggaggaaatatccaattgccgcacatgaaaatcaaacattagcacatgaaaatcaaacattagtactTGAAAATCGAAATTGCCAAATTAGTACACTTACTCGGTGCCGGCAGGAATAATAAGGGTCTTCGCCtcatgggtcttaggctccttcctctcgtcggggactctcgcttccccacgaatcttcggccttcggccgcccatcctcctccgagtctcaaacccgcggctagagtcctcctcggctctagactccgtctccgcctccctctctagacgtcccctccaaaaagaacccggaagcaacgtcgcctgaagccgagggtggtggctcaaagtccggtcctccccagccacctccacctccacctccacctccacctccacctcctcccaagccacctccagctccaccacctcgtccccgtcctcgtcctcgtcctcgtcctcctcctcctaccgcaaagtcctcgtaacgcggattgcgacgcggttccctctcactccttctaacattgttcttgcgttgttgcatcttcttaagcaagctcgacgagtcctccttgccgccgctcatattgttcaatcacctgcattgagaaagagaaaacaattaagaagcatgttgaaaaatatataaatagtaagcataaagacactaaacaattaagaagcatgttcaagaatatataaatactaagcataaagatactaaacaataaagaagcatgttgaaaaaaatataaatactaagcataaagacactaaacaattaagaagcatgttcaagaatatataaatactaagcataaagatactaaacaataaagaagcatgttgaaaaaaatataaatactaagcataaagatactaaacaaataagaagcatgttgaaatataaactcataaaagaccctcaccagccgtcatcaatctcatcgtcaatctcattttgtttctccttgccactatcactatcactatcttttgagtagtaagttggattttgatagacgggtggaggctcatcatcgctatcatcttccacttgtaacttctcgagcatatctatgtcctttagatccaccactgactcaccacgagtttcgcatcgttcccgaggtcctcttcaagaacacattctaactcaaagtgcccgaagtcctcttcctcttgatagaaaattccctcgtatgttacagtggtcaatgttgttgtaatcgtcctcggagggaatcggtaggttaccatgtggcgataccggaacacgacttcccagccgttgagggccgctttctggcatgggtacggcaaataataaacttgcttggcttggtgagcaacaatatagacatcggctccggtataggtggtggaaggcttaacttcaactaacccaatggacttggtaattctctgtccacctcttgggtcgaaccaatgacacttgaacacaacgagattgagttgtttgtttgtacggttgaaggtcagctcgtatacattctctaacctcccgtagtaatcaaaggtatcggatcctttagtgaagacaccagtatttatcgtttttggattcgcccggcccttctggtgtgtctctgtatggaatcgaaacccattcacgtcatacttctcatacttcatgacgtcacggttacaaccttgggaaacacatctcaactcatctgtcatctcaacgtttgcatcagctccctacaagcacggttcaaatttgttgtgtgcattagttacgtggaataacagtgacaagtcacatattggaataagagggacagcttagacattacttttttcatgaaccaagacacaaagtttatttttactgagcaccctctttcagtagagtctccaactccgcgcccgtgggatcgcgcggaagccaccactgttcatccgtgaattcgctgaaaggatacaataagcattagaccgagttgagtgtaggtgatcgaaactagatacaataagcattacaccatgttacctaatgaaatcgtgaccgccatcgtcgtcgtcccc includes the following:
- the LOC139832918 gene encoding uncharacterized protein produces the protein MYTFYFPSGSKLVLTTFPFAMQRAALGPEEEMSDLEIYNKMRLKKPDLSQPQPSLPEYFGTYAEDVENYCEMVRHRHPEVDDPMSAEVDEESLVLSSGGLPHGRLAMLNKAVKHTLTTTFTRLKAGLTKDSPPLPPRRRARQQPAYDPDFEAAYVVAHQEYQVAFNQHQQHFMEYMAYIHASMVANQTGQTVDLGPMPPFPGPAPNMPSKENFAAEYYGRTTGTGCSGNQGGGREITPVHHGGPSPGATPGTSPGPSPGGSSAASTGRNRPVFSGDELL